One part of the Glycine soja cultivar W05 chromosome 11, ASM419377v2, whole genome shotgun sequence genome encodes these proteins:
- the LOC114377359 gene encoding beta-galactosidase 3-like: METTLVSKMQFAAFFCLALWLGFQLEQVHCSVTYDRKAILINGQRRILFSGSIHYPRSTPDMWEDLIYKAKEGGLDVIETYIFWNVHEPSRGNYNFEGRYDLVRFVKTIQKAGLYAHLRIGPYVCAEWNFGGFPVWLKYVPGISFRTDNEPFKKAMQGFTEKIVGMMKSERLYESQGGPIILSQIENEYGAQSKLLGPAGQNYVNWAAKMAVETGTGVPWVMCKEDDAPDPVINTCNGFYCDYFTPNKPYKPSIWTEAWSGWFSEFGGPNHERPVQDLAFGVARFIQKGGSFVNYYMYHGGTNFGRTAGGPFITTSYDYDAPLDEYGLIRQPKYGHLKELHKAIKMCERALVSADPAVTSMGNFQQAHVYTTKSGDCAAFLSNFDTKSSVRVMFNNMHYNLPPWSISILPDCRNVVFNTAKVGVQTSQMQMLPTNTHMFSWESFDEDISSLDDGSAITITTSGLLEQINVTRDTSDYLWYITSVDIGSSESFLRGGKLPTLIVQSTGHAVHVFINGQLSGSAYGTREDRRFRYTGTVNLRAGTNRIALLSVAVGLPNVGGHFETWNTGILGPVVLRGLNQGKLDLSWQKWTYQVGLKGEAMNLASPNGISSVEWMQSALVSEKNQPLTWHKTYFDAPDGDEPLALDMEGMGKGQIWINGLSIGRYWTAPAAGICNGCSYAGTFRPPKCQVGCGQPTQRWYHVPRSWLKPNHNLLVVFEELGGDPSKISLVKRSVSSICADVSEYHPNIRNWHIDSYGKSEEFHPPKVHLHCSPSQAISSIKFASFGTPLGTCGNYEKGVCHSPTSYATLEKKCIGKPRCTVTVSNSNFGQDPCPNVLKRLSVEAVCSPTNRRG; encoded by the exons ATGGAAACCACCTTGGTTTCCAAAATGCAATTTGCAGCATTCTTTTGTTTGGCGTTGTGGTTGGGTTTTCAGCTTGAGCAGGTTCACTGTAGCGTTACCTACGACAGAAAAGCCATCCTCATCAATGGCCAAAGGAGAATCCTTTTTTCTGGCTCTATACATTACCCCAGAAGCACCCCAGat ATGTGGGAAGATCTCATTTACAAGGCCAAAGAGGGAGGTCTAGACGTCATTGAAACCTACATCTTTTGGAATGTTCACGAGCCTTCTCGTGGCAAT TATAACTTTGAAGGAAGGTATGATCTGGTGAGGTTCGTTAAGACAATACAGAAAGCGGGACTATATGCTCATCTTCGCATAGGACCTTATGTCTGTGCAGAATGGAATTTCGG AGGATTTCCTGTTTGGCTCAAGTATGTTCCCGGCATCAGCTTTAGAACAGACAATGAACCTTTCAAG AAAGCAATGCAAGGGTTCACCGAGAAGATTGTGGGAATGATGAAGAGTGAACGTCTCTATGAATCTCAGGGTGGCCCTATCATACTCTCTCAG ATTGAGAATGAGTATGGGGCACAGAGTAAATTACTTGGACCCGCGGGCCAAAATTATGTGAACTGGGCTGCAAAAATGGCTGTGGAAACTGGAACTGGGGTCCCCTGGGTGATGTGCAAGGAAGATGATGCGCCAGATCCTGTG ATAAACACGTGCAATGGCTTTTATTGTGATTATTTTACTCCTAATAAACCCTATAAGCCTTCAATTTGGACAGAGGCTTGGAGTGGCTG GTTTTCTGAATTTGGAGGTCCAAATCATGAAAGACCTGTTCAGGATTTGGCATTTGGAGTTGCCCGATTCATACAAAAAGGAGGATCCTTTGTAAACTATTACATG TATCATGGAGGAACCAATTTTGGCCGTACAGCTGGAGGCCCTTTCATCACTACAAGTTATGACTATGATGCTCCACTGGATGAATATG GTTTGATTAGGCAACCAAAGTATGGTCATCTAAAGGAGCTTCATAAGGCCATCAAGATGTGTGAACGGGCTTTAGTTTCAGCTGACCCAGCTGTTACTTCAATGGGGAACTTCCAACAG GCTCATGTATACACTACAAAATCTGGAGACTGTGCTGCTTTCCTCTCAAACTTTGATACAAAATCTTCTGTTAGAGTGATGTTCAACAATATGCACTATAACTTACCTCCTTGGTCCATCAGCATCCTCCCTGATTGCAGAAATGTTGTTTTTAATACAGCAAAA GTTGGAGTGCAAACATCTCAGATGCAAATGTTACCAACAAATACTCATATGTTCTCCTGGGAGAGTTTTGATGAAGATATTTCTTCTCTTGATGACGGCTCTGCAATTACAATCACTACTTCTGGTCTCCTGGAACAGATAAATGTTACACGGGATACGAGTGATTATCTTTGGTATATAACTAG TGTTGATATAGGTTCATCCGAATCCTTTCTCCGAGGAGGCAAACTACCCACTCTCATTGTTCAATCCACAGGCCATGCTGTGCATGTTTTTATCAATGGTCAACTTTCTG GTTCTGCCTATGGAACGAGGGAGGATAGGAGATTCAGATATACTGGCACAGTAAACCTCCGTGCTGGAACAAACAGAATAGCTCTGCTCAGTGTTGCTGTTGGACTTCCA AATGTGGGAGGACATTTCGAGACTTGGAACACAGGAATCCTTGGTCCAGTTGTACTCCGTGGACTTAACCAAGGAAAGTTGGACTTATCTTGGCAGAAATGGACTTATCAG GTTGGGCTGAAAGgtgaggccatgaatcttgcaTCTCCAAATGGTATCTCTTCTGTAGAGTGGATGCAGTCTGCATTAGTTTCAGAGAAAAATCAACCACTGACTTGGCACAAG ACTTATTTTGATGCTCCAGATGGAGACGAGCCGTTAGCATTGGACATGGAGGGTATGGGTAAAGGTCAAATATGGATTAATGGGCTGAGCATTGGAAGATACTGGACTGCTCCGGCTGCTGGTATTTGCAATGGTTGCAGCTATGCTGGCACATTCAGACCTCCAAAGTGCCAGGTTGGTTGTGGCCAACCAACCCAGCGATG GTACCATGTACCTCGATCTTGGTTGAAGCCAAATCATAATCTGTTGGTTGTTTTTGAGGAACTTGGGGGAGATCCTTCAAAAATTTCACTTGTAAAGAGATCGGTAAGCAGTATCTGTGCTGATGTGTCTGAGTACCACCCAAATATTAGGAATTGGCACATTGATAGCTACGGAAAATCGGAAGAGTTCCATCCTCCAAAAGTTCACTTGCATTGTAGTCCTAGCCAGGCCATCTCTTCCATTAAATTTGCAAGCTTTGGAACTCCTTTGGGAACATGTGGGAATTATGAGAAGGGAGTTTGTCATTCTCCCACTTCCTATGCCACCCTAGAGAAG AAATGTATAGGAAAGCCAAGATGCACGGTTACTGTATCAAACAGTAACTTTGGGCAAGACCCTTGTCCTAATGTGTTGAAGCGGTTATCAGTTGAAGCTGTTTGCTCTCCAACCAATCGGAGGGGCTGA
- the LOC114374265 gene encoding ribosomal RNA small subunit methyltransferase, mitochondrial-like — MFAKRIKHVHESGSMLGATRRVVGFIPRRLRSVRQVHGDGDGEEALRFHKSRGQHILINPRILDTIVRRSAINPTDTVLEIGPGTGNLTLKLLEAAHKVVAIEIDHRMVQVLEKRVLQRGLKDKLRVIERDAMRAPFPRFDLVVANIPYRISSPLVIKLVYGATPFRSATLLLQKEFARRLLACPGDSGGFNRLSANVKLVADVELVMDVSKRDFLPSPKVDSSVVIIRPKHQIPNVDLHEWRSFTRTCFSSNRNKTLGALFKLKGKVFELFKISNGNDECSLHKGDEVQDEGGLTSFKEKIIGVVRTGGFEDKRPAKLSLQELLHLLSLFNQAGIYFNHRGRHKIEDMLDDNDE, encoded by the exons ATGTTTGCGAAGCGCATCAAACATGTGCATGAGAGTGGCAGCATGCTTGGCGCCACTAGACGCGTGGTTGGATTCATTCCTCGGAGGTTACGATCGGTGCGGCAAGTGCATGGAGATGGGGATGGCGAAGAGGCTCTACGTTTCCACAAGAGCAGAGGCCAACACATTCTCATCAACCCTCGAATTCTGGACACCATCGTTCGGAGATCCGCGATAAACCCCACCGACACGGTCCTCGAAATCGGACCCGGCACCGGCAACCTCACCCTCAAGCTCCTCGAAGCCGCGCACAAGGTCGTAGCCATCGAGATCGATCACCGCATGGTCCAGGTTCTCGAGAAGCGCGTCCTCCAACGTGGCCTCAAAGATAAGCTCAGG gTTATAGAAAGAGATGCAATGAGAGCCCCGTTCCCGCGGTTTGATCTTGTTGTGGCCAACATTCCTTACCGGATATCTTCCCCTCTTGTGATTAAACTGGTGTATGGAGCAACGCCGTTTCGGAGTGCCACGCTTCTGCTCCAGAAAGAGTTCGCTCGGAGGTTACTGGCTTGCCCCGGTGACTCCGGTGGGTTTAACCGGTTGTCGGCGAATGTGAAGCTTGTGGCTGACGTGGAGCTTGTGATGGATGTAAGCAAGAGGGACTTTCTCCCTTCACCTAAAGTTGATTCTTCTGTGGTCATAATTCGCCCCAAGCATCAAATTCCCAATGTGGATCTTCATGAATGGAGGTCTTTCACCAGGACTTGTTTTAGTAGTAATAGGAACAAGACACTCGGGGCATTGTTTAAGCTTAAGGGGAAAGTTTTTGAGTTGTTTAAAATCTCCAATGGAAATGATGAATGTTCTCTCCACAAGGGTGATGAGGTTCAAGACGAAGGAGGGTTGACCTCGTTCAAGGAAAAGATTATTGGAGTGGTTAGAACGGGTGGCTTTGAAGATAAAAGACCTGCAAAACTTTCTCTCCAGGAGCTTCTGCATTTGCTCTCTTTGTTCAATCAAGCTGGCATTTATTTTAATCACCGTGGACGTCACAAGATTGAAGATATGCTTGACGACAATGATGAATAG